A window of Poecilia reticulata strain Guanapo linkage group LG7, Guppy_female_1.0+MT, whole genome shotgun sequence genomic DNA:
TTGACTGAAGGACTTTTCAGCAACACAGACGCACCCCAGGGCACTGTACTCTGACCATTTCTTTTCACACTCTATACTTCAGACTTTCAGCACAAGTCTGACTACTGTCTTCTACAATTTCACTGTATGGAAAAGACCATATTCTCCCAGGTAGGAAGAGATTTTAAGTTATGTGGTTGAGCCTCAGAGTTACAGCACTCTGTTATTcagtgtaaaaaatattgaaattccCCTAATGTTGCAGgcaaattaaatttgtttaaaatttattgGAAATGAAGGAGGGTCCCTTCATCACTGAACAGCTGTTTAATCATTGTAATACCTTGTTCCATCCTGCCCTTATAAAAAagcaacttatttttatttaatatattcacATGGTTCAAGATATAATATCTCGTAGGAGGGAACTTTTGACGGGTTTCTTTACCAAAAGTTTCCAGGCTAGAAGAGCTTGGGCACCTTTATCTCAATTTAGTCTCAATTTTATAATCCCGCTTaagtaaacatttagtttcacccaaaagtttgaaaatataatttgaaaaactgatccagattgtttttatttttattattggtcagatttttactttaaattagttgcttaacatttttaaaagttaaaactgcTAGCCTGCCATATTTCCTAGGAttccataaaaatatttattcagatattgggtttctttttgtttcttttaattttttagatatttattcAACTACTTGGATAAAGCTGGTGGTGCTACatgatttttaatcttttttaattctttcttcCAAATGTGGGATTTCAGACTTAAGCGGTATACCACTATTTTCTGggtaattatgttttttgagTGGTAACAGGACAGATTACTCAACTACAAGTTTATGCACAAGTAAACAAATCTGACTGCtgcaaatgcttttgttttccgATTGTATAGCTTGATGTACTTGCTTCCAAAAATTACATAAGGTACaagaattttctttaaaaaaagacgaAACATAAATATGCATGTGATCGCATGCTTGCTCAGTTGGTGTTTTTCTTAGTGGATGCCTGGTGAGTCATCTAAACTTTACCTGAAAGTgaagaagtaaataaatcagatctgtctgttttattaaagttgctcaaataaaatatataacatttgtaaaatgttttaatttgttgagaGGGATCGCACAGActtataaaacagttttgtgtCCATGCTTACATGCTGTCCACACCTTTCagtccagtaggtggcagtaaagCTACTCAAGCTGCGTGTGAGCTTCCCAACAACTctcaaaagaagaagagctcaatCGAActcctttcatttcttttcgGCAGCATGACTAACATGGAAAAGTGGCCCGAAATAGAGAAAGCAGCGACAGAGCAGAGACGTGAGCTGGTTTTACAGGGCGGTGGTGTTGATGAGAGGATTTCTTCCTGCGGGGGGCTTCCCTCTTCTCTTTAttccctgcagctgctgaaTTATCTTGAAGTCAGCCAGTGTCCGAGTTTGACAGAGATCCATGTGGAAATCCAACATCTGACCAACCTCCAAAGCCTCGTCCTGTGCAGGAACAAGCTGACCTCTGTCCCAGATGTCATCGGTATCTTGAAGTCGCTGAAGGTCCTGGATCTGTCCGTCAACAACCTTAAATGCTTGCCACATGGGCTCACTCAGTTAAAGGAACTGAATACTCTTAATGTGAGCTGCAACTGCTTGGAGGGTCTTCCAGATGGCCTGAGTCAGTGCACCAAGCTGGCGACCATCAATGTTTCCAAGAACCAAATCACTACTTTCCCTCCTGATCTCTTCTCTGAGCGACTGGACCTGCTCAGCACCCTGGTTGCCTCTGATAACTCAATCCAGGAGCTGAGTGGAGAGATTTGCAAGCTATCAGCTCTAAAGGTGAGATCTCACAAAGCACTGTGCAGTCCATCACGACAGACTAGTAAGAGTGTGGCAAAGTCATAGTGACTcaaaaggagctgcagagatccaccgAAAATCTGTCAACAGTTGCTGAAAGTAAGCAattagaagttattttttaaagtgtatcAAAAGTCATGTAAAGGATACATGGCGCCTGGAACAAGGTGCTCtagtcagatgagaccaaaatgtaatTGTCAGATCTATATGCAGTATACCAGGtgtggcaaaaaagaaaaaaaactaataacttTTCCAGTGCTAttgcatggtggtggcagaatcagGTTGTGAGATGCCTTAGTTTAGCAGGGACAGGAAAGCTGGTCATGATGGAAGAGAGAATGAGCTAAAAGTTTGGGCAATTTCTGAAGGAAACGTGCAAGACCCTGATAAAGTGTTGAGACTGAACAGGATgttcactttccagcaggacaacaaccccTAAACATACAACTATAGGTGCAGTACAATGGTGTTGGTCAAAACATTACCATGTTTaggaatggcccagtcaaagttcagacttaaaTCCAACTGACAATCTGTGCCTAGACTtggaaaaaatcctgaaaatatcTAGGACTAAGCTTGAGGTATTTTTGCAATGAAGATTGTGGAAAAGTCCCTGTCTCCTGGTGTGAAAAGCTAGAGGCATACCCTGCAAAACTGGTTCTGCAATCTTTAGTCACAGGAAGTATGAACACATATGCACCCCACACTTTTCACGGTTTTCTTtaccaaaaacatgaaaaaccgTTTATCATTTTCCTTGTACCTCACAATAATGCACAACTTTGTATTGGTCTATTATACAGATGTAAACAATGAATCGAATTACGATTAACTGTCgaatgaatgttttattagattaaaattggtTCCCAACTACTattaacttttaatgcaagAGAAGAgtcaggtttttaagaaaatggctgtTTATTAATTGTTAGTCGGTCAATAAGATCAGTCAACTTTAGACTAAGTCATTAATCAAGAACTTTCATCCGTAGTCTATTACATAAAACCTCCATATAAAATCTTGAAGTTTacagttgtaatgtgacaaaatgtgctaTTTTTCTAGGGTGTGAAACTCAGCTTGTGCATACGGTTTTGTCTTCCTTACACCGGCCTTCCCAGGTGCTGGATGTCTCCAACAACAAGCTGAGTGAGATTCCTTCAGATCTGAGCGACTGCCCCAAGTTAAAGGAGATCAACTTCAAGGGCAACAAGCTTAGCGACAAGCGCCTGGAGAAGATGGTCAATGGCTGTCAGACCAAGTCCATCCTAGAGTACCTGAGAGGCAAAGGAAGAGGAAGACGGGATGAAGAGGGAGGTGACtctgacaagaagaaaaagcagcagcagcataagaagaagaagggaaagGTGAGAGAGGAACAAGACGAGGTGGAGGACCTGAACAAGATGGTGGTGAGGGTGCTCCATGTCTCCGAGGCACCCACAGCGCTCACAGTTAAGGTCAGCGCTGAGGTCAAAGATGTCCGACCGTACCTGGTGTGCTGCCTGGTCAGAGGAATGAGTCTGAAGCCAGGGAATGCTCTCAAACGCTTCCTAATTGCTCAGGTTAAAACCAAACACCCAAAATGCTATGTTTATGTTTGCTTCCTACCACTAGTTAGTAACGTGTTACTACTCACATGTTTTGCAGACAAAGCTCCACGATGATTTGTGTGGTAGAAGAACAATTGCAACCATCGCGACCCATGATGCGCAGCTTGTGAAAGGTCCACTGGTTTACGATGTGAGACCACCGACCCGACTGAAGGTACACTGCTGCAGAGGGTTTCCATTTGAATGCAGCTTCCTCAGCAGCAGTTCTAAATtactgtgcaaaagtcttggCCATCATCAGCAGGTTAATTCACCAAAGGAGCATAAAAGAAATCCTTAACGGGCCTTCAGGAAACCAAAATACTGCAGGAACCTCTTCGACTAAATATTATAAGGAGTGGTGGAAAACGTCTGCACGGTGTTGTGTAGATGCCATTTAGATGAAAAGCATCTAAAGTTTCTCTCTtgaatgaaatatttctcaGGTGGTGCCCCTGGGTCGGAGGGAGATGACGGCCGTCGAGCTGATAAGACAGCTTCATTTAGAGGCCGATGAGCtcaggaagcagaagaagaggcaGAATGTGACTGGCCTCCACAAGTCAGTAACCCTTCCACACAACATTACATCTGCAGACTTGGTTTCCTCTGGAAATGTCAATATTGCATCAGACCACAAAAAATGACTTCATGACAGCTTAATATTATAGACCTGTTATGACTTGCACAGTCATGGGGAGGATTGCTGACCTGCCTGCTTCCTCAAGGAAGGCAAGCAATAGAAGGTCTTCGTTAAGGAAACTTTAACAGGGAGAGCATATTGATGAGGACTTGAGTGGAAGtgtcagaagaaaaaagacTGGACTGTTGCTTGGTTGTCAAAAATCCTCTTTTGAGATGGTCCCAGAGAAGGAGTGGCAAGGAAATACATTTCAGTCGGCAAAAACAcccctgtgttttatttgtctcatgtaGTATTCTGTTGCGATGTGCTGGTCCTTCAAAAACATCTTTGTCTCTGCCAAGTAGTTTATAGATTTCTTCTTCAACAGATACCTGCAGCTTTTGGAAGGAAAATCCATCTACCCCTGCTTGGTGGATGCAGATGGAGATGTGATCTCATTCCCACCAATTACTAACAGTGAGAAAACCAAGGTCTGTGCTTAGTGTTTGTCTGCTGGGTTTCTTTTGAAGACCCTTTGACAGTTAAATGAGTTTTGAACAACACTCATTTAAACCATTTGCAGAAATCAAATCGTATTTAATTTGGCACGTGTATCTGGTTTTGCAAGATGACTCTGTCAGACCCCAATATATTGTTTTGATTCTTCTAATATTATAACATCTTTCTTGTGCAGATCAAGAAGACGACTACAGAGTTGCTGATAGAAGTGACGAGCTCAACCAGCCTTCAGACCTGTAAAGATGTCATGGATGCCTTGATCATAGTAAGGGTCCAATTTTCCTTTATCTTGTTTTGCGGATACTATTTCGTTTTCTCTGTAGATTACcaataaatcaaactttcaCATCTGACAAGCGTCAGGATGTATGAAAATGAAGTGTTATATTTCACGTCCCTGTTTGTTCTTAAGATGGAGGTAgaggaatgtttttaaaaagatttgatCTCTGCTCATTTCCAAGACCTGATTGTGAACAAATGttgatgtacattttttttattatgatttttttttacttttttttatttccaagcaCCAGCAAATTATTGACCTAATTCCCTTTTCCTATTGTCAGAAGTTGTTCTTCCCTTTTTTCTATGTTTCCTTCCCTCCCTCACTGCCCTCTTTCCTTTGCCTTTTTATTCCtcgtcttttctttctcctcatgCCATTTTGCAGCATCTTTCCTTTCTTATTTCTTATTGTGCCTTTATTCCTAATTGCTCTTTTCTTCTGTAACTGTATCCAACCTGCCTTCCTTCATTCTGGACTTCCTTTCCTCTCTCCATTGTGTCCAGTCTTCTCTGTCRTTAATTCTTTRTACTCATGTCTCCCTCCTAGTcttcccttccttcctttccaGGTGTGCTTTCTTACttcttaaatgtttattatgcCCAGGTAGTGTTGCCTGGGCCTAATAACCAGGACAACACTCCCTGCAAAAatcttttcttgtcttttagTGTCTGATTAAAATTTAAGCTACGTTACAATGCGGATTTGCCYAAATGTTTAACAATGAATTAGATTCATTCCGCATTTGTTTCAGGGCTTTTTAATTAGAGGT
This region includes:
- the lrrc47 gene encoding leucine-rich repeat-containing protein 47 is translated as MLSTPFSPVGGSKATQAACELPNNSQKKKSSIELLSFLFGSMTNMEKWPEIEKAATEQRRELVLQGGGVDERISSCGGLPSSLYSLQLLNYLEVSQCPSLTEIHVEIQHLTNLQSLVLCRNKLTSVPDVIGILKSLKVLDLSVNNLKCLPHGLTQLKELNTLNVSCNCLEGLPDGLSQCTKLATINVSKNQITTFPPDLFSERLDLLSTLVASDNSIQELSGEICKLSALKVLDVSNNKLSEIPSDLSDCPKLKEINFKGNKLSDKRLEKMVNGCQTKSILEYLRGKGRGRRDEEGGDSDKKKKQQQHKKKKGKVREEQDEVEDLNKMVVRVLHVSEAPTALTVKVSAEVKDVRPYLVCCLVRGMSLKPGNALKRFLIAQTKLHDDLCGRRTIATIATHDAQLVKGPLVYDVRPPTRLKVVPLGRREMTAVELIRQLHLEADELRKQKKRQNVTGLHKYLQLLEGKSIYPCLVDADGDVISFPPITNSEKTKIKKTTTELLIEVTSSTSLQTCKDVMDALIIKMAELNKFTAEHQEEAGSDGEEDSARQPAADAETSSQLIVQQVRTVDQDGNLKVVYPSKTDLSKEISNFTVIW